The sequence ACACACTGGCTGTCCCTGGAGAGGGCAGTTAAGGGCGTACGGGCAAATTGGGTTGCTCTGGTGCTGGAGctcgaggaggaggaagccgcgagagaCTGTCCGGTAGCGAAGGGTCTGAGGAGGCAGCTCCAGAAGTTCACATTCCCTGCCCTGACACACCTCCTCACTGACGTGCTATCTGTGGTCAACAGGATGAACCTCACTTTCCAAAAAGAGGACGTCAACATATCCTCCATCCAGCCAGTGGTCAACATGACACTTGCCAGCCTGGATGACCTGATAAGTGAGCCAGGTGTGGCGGAGAGAAAGTTCAAAGAGGCGTCACAGGACGGCAGATTCTGTGGCATCACCCTCACGCAGCCAAATGCTCAGGCCTTCTCCAATCTGCGCTCCCAATACCTGGCAGAGATCACCAAGTCAGTAAAAAAAAGATTCCCCGAAGAGCATCTGGGAATCATCGCAGATCTCGACACCGTGCTCAACGCCTCGCGCTATCCTACAGCTGACAGCGCGTTGAAGACCCACGGACTAGAGGCATTGGAGCGCGTCTGTGCCCACTACGGGTCACCGCGGGGTGCAGCTGCACCACTGGTTGAGAATGACTGCATGCAGAGGGATTTTCTCCAGATGAAGAGAGTGCTGGCAGGGTCGGGAAATCCCTCGTTCAGGTGCTCCTGTCGGCTGCTCATCACTTCGCTAGGGGAAATGTTTCCCGATTTTAGAGCGCTGGCTGAAGTGGCGCTGGTTATCCCAGTGTCAAGTGTTGCAGCTGAGCGCGGATTCAGCCttcaaaataacataaaaaccgCCACGAGAAGTCGTCTGTCGGAGACAAAGACGCAGCATCTAATGACAATCGCCTCGGCAGCAGTATCCATCGATACGTTTGATTTCAAGCAAGCCAGCACACTTTTCAAATCCATGCGGGCAAGAAGGAAAGTTTGAGCTGCCTACAGAAGATTACCAAGAATTATAAGTGGACTGTTCATTTTCACTATAATTGTCTTCGTTCAGCTAAAAATAGCCCATTACAGCCCATACATCGTTCTATGTTAAGGCACAACAGCCGCAATGTTTTAAAAGCGGAAAAATCGAGTTCTCACCGTCAGAAagaaatgcataaataaattattaattcTTATTGAAACACGCTTGTTCTgtgaataattttttttaatgaaaataagTCGATAAAAACAAGTGAGGCTATTGAATATAAGCATTATAGCttaggcctaggcctatattaccatttaaaagttaaaataaaatgacaGATAATAATGGACAATGACAGATTTTTTACGACCCTGTCCGTCAAAATGACGGACAATGAAAAAGTCTAGCGCAACCTCTGATCACCACAAAACCTTATTAACTTCTAGTAAAATATGTTGCATGTTTAGATCATGTCTACCATTTATAGTAGGAACAGTAATACCAGTACACTTGTAAAGGAAAACGAGTAATCTCACCGTTCTCACCCGTTTGCTGTAGTACCAGCCAACTGTACCATGTTTGTTATGTGAAGTCATTGATACcattttttgtaaataacaATCCTACTCGAATAGATGTTGCTTCAGCAATACCAGTTACGAGAAATCTCACCTGTTCACTGTTGTCTCAGCCATCTATTTACTGTATAACAATCATTGTTATGCAGAACTAATCAGTGAttcaacatttttttaaataaaagtatGACTGGAAAACAGATGTTGCTTCCTGAATCTGTATTGTCCTATGCAGTCATGTTGTACTCTGAGGTCAAGATCTCTTTACACAGAAGTTATTTTgtcttattgtatttattaggtACTACGACGAATGAGCCAAGTGCCAGAATCAATTACCTGTATGACACAACATCCAGGCCTGGAGCCTGTGTGTCTAAACATATACAGTCTACAAAATATTTACAAGTATGATTATGGACCTGTGAGGCACACAACAGATGAAGAGTAAGTCATTTTGTCTAAGCTCCtactaaacaaaaccaaagcaaTATTATACTATTAATATTATGTGAATCAATTTACCAT is a genomic window of Gadus morhua chromosome 8, gadMor3.0, whole genome shotgun sequence containing:
- the LOC115548956 gene encoding transmembrane protein C17orf113-like, with translation MQKSALNDHKSSHSHIASCAVVNQSVQMEKHVDKSQVACNAALKTQLKVVLHMANTSTPSHQTALAARDASKAVREIDAYVTTVNNIYTFYKNSPIRTHRLNELQKEMEDHDMLSLKQPSATHWLSLERAVKGVRANWVALVLELEEEEAARDCPVAKGLRRQLQKFTFPALTHLLTDVLSVVNRMNLTFQKEDVNISSIQPVVNMTLASLDDLISEPGVAERKFKEASQDGRFCGITLTQPNAQAFSNLRSQYLAEITKSVKKRFPEEHLGIIADLDTVLNASRYPTADSALKTHGLEALERVCAHYGSPRGAAAPLVENDCMQRDFLQMKRVLAGSGNPSFRCSCRLLITSLGEMFPDFRALAEVALVIPVSSVAAERGFSLQNNIKTATRSRLSETKTQHLMTIASAAVSIDTFDFKQASTLFKSMRARRKV